GCAAGCGGTCATTCGCCGCGCGCAAAGCCTGTTCCTGTACAAGGACTGTCTGCGCCAAAAGATAAGGCGCATAAGGCTGGGCGCGGACAGCGTCATCGATGAGAGCTTCGGCTTCGCGGTCGCGTGGATTGGCGGCAGCGCCGCGCACGCGGTCAAACAGGCCGATCAGCAACTGCCGTTCTTCGGGTGACATGGGATTCTCCCGGTTAAAGAGGCGGAGAGATTCCGCCGCGAAAAAATATGGGGAGCGATCTGGGCGGCTCCAAGGCCCGCCAGGGTGATGATTACTTGTCGGCGGGGCCAAGCCCCCCTAAGACATCTGCCAAATCAAGGCTTCATGACATGACCGAACAAAAAAAGATAAATCCGCGCGCCAGCGCAAAACTGCCGCGCGGCCTCGCCGATCGCGGTCCGGCCGAGCTCGCCGCGACCCAGAAGATGCTGAATGTGATCAAGGCCTCCTACGAGCTTTATGGCTTCGAGGCGGTCGAGACGCCGTTTATCGAATATACCGAAGCGCTCGGTAAATTCCTGCCGGATCAGGACCGGCCGAACGAAGGCGTGTTTTCGTTCAAGGACGATGACGAGCAATGGCTGTCGCTGCGCTATGACCTGACCGCGCCGCTCGCGCGTTATGTGGCCGAAAATTTCGATAAATTGCCGAAGCCTTACCGCAGCTATCGCGCCGGCTATGTGTTTCGAAACGAGAAGCCGGGGCCGGGCCGTTTCCGGCAATTCATGCAATTCGATGCCGATACGGTTGGCGCCGGCTCCGTCGCGGCGGACGCCGAGATCTGCATGATGGCGGCGGATACGCTGGAGAAGCTTGGCATTAAGCGTGGCGATTACGTCATCAAGGTCAACAACCGCAAAGTGCTCGATGGCGTGCTGGAATCGATCGGGCTTGGCGGCGAGGAGAATGCCGGACGCAGGCTCACCGTGCTGCGCGCCATCGACAAGTTCGACAAGTTCGGCGTCGAGGGCGTCAGGCTCCTGCTTGGCACCGGCCGAAAGGACGAGAGCGGCGATTTCACCAAGGGCGCCGGGCTCAATGGTGAGCAGATCGAAGGCGTGTTGACGATGATGGAATCGCCATCGGAAGTCGAAAGCATCGCCGCGGATAAAATTCCGGAAGGCGAGATCAAAGACTATATCGTCTTCAATCGCTGGAAGGACGGCGCGGTTTTTTATGCGAAGCCGGATCACAGGCGCACGCTGAAGACGTTGCGCGAGAAATTCGGCGACAACGCCATCTGTGCCCAAGGTATCGACGAACTCGAAGCCATCATCGATCTCACCAAGGCGAGCGGCTTTGGCGAAGGCCAGATTATGGTCGACCCTTCCGTCGTGCGCGGGCTCGAATATTACACGGGTCCCGTCTTCGAGGCGGAACTCACGTTCGAAGTGCAAGGCGAGGACGGCAAGCCGATCCGTTTCGGTTCGGTCGGCGGCGGTGGCCGCTACGACGGGCTCGTCGGACGCTTTCGCGGCGAGAATGTGCCGGCGACGGGATTTTCCATCGGCGTGTCGCGACTCTTCGCGGCACTTCGGGCGATCAATTCGCCCATTGTCACGAGCGAGGCTGCGACGGGGCCGGTGATTGTGCTGGTGCTCGATCAGCCCGAGATCGCGCGCTACCAGGGTTTCGTCTCGAAACTCCGCGCGGCAGGCATAAGGTCCGAACTTTATCTCGGCGCGTCGGGCATGAATGCGCAATTGAAATATGCCGACAAGCGTTCATCGATTTGCGCCGTCATCCAAGGCTCGAACGAGCGCGAGAAGGGCGAGGTCTCGATCCGCGATCTTGTGCTCGGCGCCGAGCTCGCCGCTTCGACCAAGGACCGCGCGGATTATCTCGAGCTCCGCGCCAAGGCGCAATTCACGGTGACGGAGGAGAGACTCGTTGAGGCCGTGCAAGAGGTGCTGGCGCGTCATAAGCTTGCTTGAAAAAGCAAAACCCTCGTGCTTCGAGGCGAGGCCCTTTGGGCCTCTCCTCAGCATGAGGGTTTGAGGGTCGAGCACACAGCTGCCCTCACCCTGAGGTGCGAGCAATAGGGTGTTGCGAAGCGACGCCCGTCGCAAGCAACACGCTTGGCGAGCCTCGAAGGGCGAGGGGCGGCTACGCGCCCTTCGCTTCCATCAGTGCCGCGAAGCGCGCAAAGAGATAATGGCTATCGCGCGGGCCGGGCGAAGCCTCCGGATGATATTGCACGGCGAAGGCCGGGCGATCCGTCAGCTCGAAGCCGCAATTCGATCCGTCGAAAAGCGAGCGATGGGTTTCCTTTGCGTTCGACGGCAGGCTCGCGGGATCGACCGCGAAACCATGGTTCATCGACACGATCTCGACCTTGCCGGTGGTGAAATCCATCACTGGATGATTGGCGCCATGATGGCCTTGATGCATTTTCATGGTCTTCGCGCCGACGGCGAGCGCCAGCATCTGATGGCCGAGGCAAATGCCGAAGGTCGGAATTTTTTGCGCGATCAGCGCTTGGATCACCGGCACGGCATAAGCGCCGGTCGCGGCAGGATCGCCAGGTCCGTTCGAGAGAAAAACGCCGTCCGGCTTCAGGGCCAGAATCTCTTCAGCCGAGGTCGTCGCGGGCACGACGGTCACGGCGCAGCCGACATCTGCGAGCAGCCGCAAAATATTGCTCTTGATGCCGTAATCGACCGCGACGACGCGAAATTTGTTGTGGCCGCTCTGTCCATAGCCGATCTCAGGCAGCCAGGTGGTGCCTTCCCATTCGCGCCGTTCGGGGGCCGAGGCCTCGGGCACCAGATCCATCCCGACGAGGCCGGGCCATCCGGCGGCTTTGGCCTTCAAACCTTCAAGATCGAAGGCGCCATCGGGCGAATGCGCGATGACGGCATTGGGCATGCCTTTCTCGCGAATGAAGGCGGTGAGCGCGCGCGTATCGATGCCGGAAAGCCCGATGATGCCGCGCCGCTTCAGCCAATCGTTGAAATGCTCGCGCGAGCGATGATTGGACGGCCCTGTGACCGGCGCATGGACGATGACGCCACAGGCGCCGGACGATACAAGACCTTCGACATCTTCCTCATTGGCGCCGACATTGCCGATGTGCGGAAAGGTGAAGGTGACGATTTGGCCGGTATAGGACGGGTCTGTCAGGATTTCCTGATAGCCGGTCATTGCGGTGTTGAAACAGACCTCGCCGACCGCTTCGCCGATAAAGCCGAAACCCATGCCTTCGATCACGGTCCCATCGGCGAGAATCAAAAGCGCGGTGGCAATCGGGTCGGCCCAGCCGTCGTCTGCCGCCGCCATCGTTTGGTCGTCCGTCATTCCGATCCTTCTGCTGAGGTGCTGAGGGACTCTGAACCCTGCGCCAGTCTACTTAAGGAGAAAGCCGCTCAAACGCCAGAGGTCGAGCCGATTTCGCGAAAGCTTGACGCGATTTTTCCCGCCAACCGTGGTTCAAAGCGGCGATAAGCGGGCGGGGGTGCTCCGAGAGGGTTAAAATATGAGTTTGGCGCCGGCTGCGCTACGGACATTCGCTTTCGCGGCGGGCGTATCGGTTGCCAATTTCTATTATGTGCAGCCGCTCCTCGTCGATATCGGCAAAAGCTTCGGCCTCAATGAAGCCGTCATGGGCCTCGTGCCGACTTTGACGCAGTTCGGCCTTGGATTGGGCGTGCTTTTGCTGCTGCCCCTGGGCGATGTGATCGACAACCGGCGCCTTGTCTCTTGCGCCATCGCCTTGCAGGCTGTGGCTCTCCTCGTGATGGCCACGGCGTCGAACCTCATCCTTTTTTTCGGCGCCGCCATGGTGATGGGGTTTACCGGCATCACCTCTTATCTGCTGGCGCCTTATGTCGCGCATCTCGCGCCTGCCGCCGAGCGCGGCCGCGTCATCGGGCTTCTGGCGCGCGGCGGGATCATCGGCATTCTTCTGGCGCGCACGGTCAGCGGCCTCATCGGCTTTTACATCGGCTGGCGTTCCGTCTATCTCCTCGCGGCGCTGGCGATGCTGGCGCTGCTTTGGCTGTTGCGCCGCTATATGGTGCCGCTCGCGCGCCCGACGACGACGCCCTATCACCATCTGCTTCTGTCTTTGGTCAAGCTCGTCCGCAACGAGCCGGCGGTGCGACGGACGGTCTTTACACAGGCGCTGAACTTCGGATCTTTCAATAGTTTATGGCTTGGTCTCAGCCTCTATCTCGAAAGTCCGGCTTTCGGTCTCCATAGCGACAGCGTCGGCATGTTCGGCCTTTTGGGCGCGGCGGCGGCGCTTGCCGCACCGCTCGCCGGACGGTTCGTCGACCGCAAAGGCCCGCAGGTGACCTTGCGCTTCGCGCTGGCGCTGACGGTCATCGCATGGGTGGTCATGGCGCTTCTGCCGAACATGATCGGGATCGTCGCCGGGATCATTCTCGTCGATCTCGGCGCCACGGCGAGTGATGTCTCGAACCGGACGATCCTGTTTCGCTTGCATCCCGATATCCGGACGCGGCTCATGGCTGTCTATAGTATAGGCATGTTCTTCAGCGGTGGAATCCTGTCGTTGCTGACGACCATTCTCTGGGCCCACTCCGGATGGCTCGGGGTCTGCCTGCTCGGCCTTGCGGCAACAAGTCTCGCCTTTCTCGCCAATCTGCGCGCGCCCAGCGCGCCGCATGATGGCTATGGCGATTAAAAATCGTGCAGATGGCCGGATTCCTGGCTATCTCCTAATCCATATGTGCTTGTGGCTTGTACCGAAACCACTGAGTTTGATACATTCCAACCTAGCACGGGGCTATTTGTCGCAAATCCCCTTCCATGAAGCATTTCGGACCTTCGGTCTCGCACCGAACGGTCTCTCTTTGAAAACGGGCATCATAAATGGCGCATAAGCTTCAACTCGGAATGGGCTTCACATTTGAGCAGCTCTATAAGGTCGACGGACTGGCCGCGATCGATCAGGCGTTCATCGCCTATCTGGCCGAAGCTGATGCAGCCCTGCACAATCGTCTCGTGACCGGACGTGCCGATCCGTCGGCGCTCGAGCACAAAGAAGAATCCGCGCTGATCGTCGATGCGGCGCCGCATGTCGAGGATTTCATCGGGCGTCTCTTTGGAATCTCCGGCGAGATTTCGGCGATGCAGGCGCGCCACAATGAGCTGGCTGCGATCTATACGGTGAAGCGGCTCTTCGTGCAGCGCCGCGCGATCAAGGGCGTCTCGGCCGAAGAGGCCGAGGAAATCGATGGGGCCGTGGTCACGGCGGAACTCGAAAAACTGTTCGGCGAGCCGATCACCGAATTGAGCTACGCCAAGCATGTCCAGAACTGGCTCGACAATGACGGCGACGAAGCCGCGCTCGACCTCGCGGCGCGCTATGCCGCCTGGGCGACGCTCTCGCAGGCCGGCAAGGCTTCGCATAAATCCTGGGTCCTCTTCCGCGTGCCGCATAAGCTCGACGCGTCGCATCTCGTTCCGATCGAGACGGAGGTCATCGACGGCGTCGCGCAGGCGCGTCTGCCGAAGGATCGCTGGCGCCATCGCGAAGGCTTCGCGCTGACCGATCACGGCATGGATATGCGCGGCGCGCTCGATCAGGCGAACTACTGCATCTGGTGCCATCCGCAGGGCAAGGATAGCTGCTCCACCGGCTTGAAGGATAAGGAGACGGGCGCGTTCAAGGGCAGCGCCTTCGGCGTGCCGCTTAACGGATGTCCGCTCGAAGAAAAAATCTCCGAGATGAATCTGACGAAGACGCGCGGCTTCGTGGTCGGCGCGATTGCGATCGCCACCGTCGATAATCCGATGTGCGCCGGCACCGGCCACCGCATCTGCAACGATTGCATGAAGTCCTGCATCTATCAAAAGCAGGAGCCGGTCGATATTCCGCAGATCGAGACCGAGACGCTGAAGGATCTTCTGTCCCTGCCTTGGGGCTTCGAGATCTATTCGCTTTTCACCCGCTGGAGCCCGCTCAATCTGCGCCGCCCGGTGCCGAAGGTTTCAACCGGCTATAAGGTGCTCGTCGTCGGGCTCGGGCCGGCGGGCTATACGCTCTCGCATCATCTGATGAACGACGGTCATACCGTCATCGCGGTCGACGGATTGAAGATTGAACCGCTCGATCCGGCTTTGTCGGGCGTCGACAAATACGGCAGCCGCGTCCCGTTCGAGCCCGTCTTTGACGTCAAGAGCCTGATCGAACCTTTGGAGAGCCGCACCAGCGCCGGCTTCGGCGGCGTCGCGGAATATGGCATCACGGTCCGCTGGGACAAAAACTTCCTGAAGATGATCCGGCTGCTGCTGGAACGCCGCAGCCAGTTCACCATGATCGGCGGTGTTCGCTTCGGCGGCACGATCGGCATCGACAAGGCTTTCGAGCTTGGCTTCGATCATATCGCGCTTTGCGCGGGCGCGGGACGCCCGACCGTCATTCCGATGAAGAACGGCTTGGCGCCCGGCGTGCGTCAGGCCTCGGACTTCCTGATGGCGCTGCAATTGACCGGAGCCGCCAAAGCTGACTCGATTGCGAATTTGCAGATCCGCCTGCCCGTCGTGGTGATCGGTGGCGGCCTCACCGCGATCGACGCAGCGACGGAGGCGCTCGCCTATTATCCCGTGCAGGTCGAGAAATTCGTCACCCGCTACGAGACGCTCATCGCCGAACATGGCGAGGCAGGGGTGCGCGGAATCTGGACGCCGCACGAGCAGGAAGTCGCCGACGAATTCATCGCCCATGCGAAGGCCATCCGTGACGAGCGCAAGCTCGCACATGCGGCCGGACTGAAGCCGCGCATCGCCGATCTGCTGGACCAATGGGGCGGCGTGGTGATCGCTTATCGCCGCCGTCTGATCGATGCGCCGAGCTATACGCTGAACCACGAAGAAGTGGCCCTGGCGATGCAGGAAGGCATTCGCTTCGCCGAAGGCCTGACGCCTGAAGAGGTCAAGGTTGATCATTATGGTGTCGCTGAGGCATTGGTCGTCTCGCGTCATTCGAAGGACGCGGCGACCGGCGAGGCCGTCGTCGAGAAACTGACGCTGCCCGCGCGCTCCGTCATCGTGGCGGCGGGCACTCAGCCGAACACGGTGCTCGGCCGCGAAGATCCGCTCAACGTCGTGCTCGATGGCCGTTACTTCCAGGCCTATGGCGAGGATGGCACGCCGGTCCATCCGGAAAAATCCTGCAAGCCGAACACGGTCCATGTGCTGATGAGCGCGCGGCCGGATGGACGATCCGTCAGCTTCTTCGGCGATCTGCATCCGAGCTTCGCCGGCAATGTCGTGAAGGCAATGGCGAGCGCGAAACTCGGCTATCCCGTCGTCAGCCGGCAGATGGCGGCGACTGCGCATACGCCCGTGACGCCGGAGGCTCTCGCCGCGACGATGAACGAGGGGCTGCGCGCCACCGTGCGCTCGGTCGAGCGGCTGACTCCGACCATTGTCGAAGTTACCGTCCATGCGCCCTTCGCAGCGCGGGCTTTCATGCCCGGCCAATTCTATCGCTTGCAGAATTTCGAGGCTTTGGCGCCGCGCGCCGACGGCACGACCTTGATGATGGAAGGCTTGGCGCTCACCGGCGCATCCGTCGACAAATATCAGGGCCTGCTCTCGACGATCGTGCTGGAAATGGGCGGCTCGTCGGATCTCTGCGCGCATCTGCAGCCGGGCGAACCCGTCATCTTGATGGGGCCGACCGGCGAGCCGACCGAAACGCCGCATGAAGAAACCGTGCTGCTCGTCGGCGGCGGTCTCGGCAATGCGGTCTTGTTCTCGATCGGGCAGGCGCTGCGCGCCAGCGGTTCGAAAGTGATCTATATCGCAGGCTATAAGCGGCTGATCGACCGCTACAAGATCGAGGAAATCGAGCGCGCCGCCGATGTCATCGTCTGGTGCTCGGACGAAGCGCCCGGGTTCAAGCCGACACGGCCGCAGGATATGTCCACGGTCTGCAATATCGTGGAAGCGATCGAGGCCTATGGATCGGGCAAGCTCGGTAAGCCGTCGATCCCCCTCGATCAGGTCGATCGCATCATCGCCATCGGCTCGGACGGCATGATGAATGCCGTCGCGAAGGCGCGGCACGGCGTCTTGAAGCCTCTGTTGAAGCCGTCGCATTGCGCCATCGGATCGATCAACTCGCCGATGCAATGCGCGATGAAGGAAATCTGCGGTCAATGCCTGCAGCTTCACAGAGATCCGGAAACGGGCGCCGAGACGGTGGTCTTCTCCTGCTTCAACCAGGATCAGCCGCTGGACAAGGTCGATTTCGCCAGCCTGCGCCAGCGCCTCTCGCAAAACGGCGTGCAAGAGAAGCTGACCAAGATGTGGATCGACCGGTCGCTGCGCCAATTGGGCTGGCGCGCCGTCGCGGCGGAGTGACAACAGGAGTTTTTCCGAGACTCGATTGTCATTGCCAGCGTAGCGAAGCAATCCAGGGCAACCGCTTAAGCAAGCGGCCTGGATTGCTTCGTCGCTTCGCTCCTCGCAATGACGGGAGGGCCGGGGCCTGCCCAGCACAACCATTCTTAAAATAAGAACGGTTCGTGCAGTATAATGAATTGGATTGATTGATCGCTCAGAACCACATTCGGCTCAATGATTTAAGGAGCCGACTCAGTGCACGCGATCGTCCCGCAAGAAACCCATCAAACGCCATTAACGTCGCAGGCGGCCGGTCATAACTCTGCCGCACGCAAAGCCTCCGTTTGGGGCCTTGTGCCGGGGATATTTCTCACAGCGTCGATCGCGGCGGCCTCTTTCGCGCTGCGCCAAGTGCCGGGCGTTGCGACCTTCAGCCCGATGATATTGGCGATCGTCATGGGCATCGCCTTTCATAATCTCATCGGCACGCCGGTGCGGGCCAAAGCCGGCGTGATGTTCTCGCTGCGCAAGATCCTGCGGCTCGCGATCATTCTGCTCGGTCTGCAATTGACGGCGGCGCAAGTGATCGAGGTCGGCGCGACGGGAATCGCCGTCATCGCGCTGACGCTCGTCAGTACCTTTGTTTTCACCAAATGGCTCGGTCATATGCTCGGCGTCGATCGCAAGCTCGCCGAGCTGATCGCGGCGGGCACGTCGATCTGCGGCGCCTCGGCGGTGATCGCGACCAATACCGTCACGCGTGCGCATGACGAGGATGTCGCTTATGCGGTTGCCTGCGTCACCGTGTTCGGCTCGATCGCCATGTTCGTCTATCCTCTCTTGCCGGGGCTTCTGCATTTGACGCCGCATGCCTTCGGGCTTTGGGCTGGTGCGTCGATCCATGAGATCGCGCAGGTCGTGGCGGCGGCCTATCAGGATGGCCAGCAGGCAGGTGATTTCGGCACCATCGCCAAACTCTCGCGCGTCGCGATGCTGGCGCCAGTCGTGATCGCGCTTGGCCTCATGGCAAGCGCCCGGAAGGACAGCCATGGCCATGCGCCGGCAAAAGCACCCATGCCCTGGTTCGTGCTCGGCTTCGTTGCGCTCGTCGGATTGAACAGCGTCATCACCGTGCCAGCCGGTCTCCAATCAGGACTCGTTCTGCTGACGACCTTCCTGCTTTCCATGGCGCTCGCGGCTATGGGCCTTGAAACCGATATCCGCAAGCTCAAGGCTAAAGGGTTGCGGCCTTTGATCCTTGGCTCCGCCGCCTTTGCCTTCATCGCCTGTTTCAGCCTGATGCTGGTGGAGATGACGCAATAAACCCCATACGGCTGTGTCTTTCATCCACGCAGATCATGCAGCGCGGCGAAGGCTTTGAACAGAACGCGGGGATTGAATTCCCCCTTATAGACCGGTGGTGGCGTGGTCGGGAGATCGAGCAGTTCGCAGACTGCCGCCTGCGCCGTTCGGATCGAATATTCGACCGTGAACACCACATCGTCAGGCACTTCGACGAATTGCCCGGCGAAGCCGAGATTGCGCCAGCCGGATGGCACGACTGACGGACGATCGCCCTTGGCACGCCGCAGAAACTGGCTGGTGATGAAGGGCATCATGCAGGGAATGGTGATCGTGGTGTCGAGGATGCGCTTCGCCTCGACCTCGATCCGCAGATGGCCCAAAACTTCGGTCATGATCTCATCGCCCGAACATTGCGCCATCGGCTTCTTGACGAAATTGCCGGGCCTGTCGACATAAAGGCCATAACCCCAGAAGACATTCACATCCGCGGGCTGGCCGATGAAATGCGGCTGATACGGCAAGACGATCGACATCAGCCAGTTCGAATCGGCGAATGTGACGAGGCCGCCTTCGCCCGGAACATTGCCGGTGAAATCCCGCATCAGATTGAAGAAAGCCGGATCGCGCTGCGTCGAAGTGAAAGAGATCCATTTCGACTCTTCGATATGGTCGGTAAAGGCGGATGGCTCGCCGAATTCCGGCCGGCCTAACGCGATCCTCTCCCACAAGGCCCAAGCGCCGCCGTCACGTTTGCCTCTGAGCTCCGGGGCGCGAGAAGAGCTACCGAGGCTGGATGCTTCCGTCATCGAGCCGAGCGTGACGATCACGATATCGTCGGCCCCTAAAACGATCTCCTCGGTCATATTGCCTTGTTGGAGGAAGATGCGCTCGACGGTCTTGCTGGCGCTTTCTTCGTTGAACATGAGATCGGTGACCCTGGCATTCATGACGAATACGACACCGCGCTCGTCGAGCCAGGCCTTCAGCGGCCGGACCAGCGAGTCATATTGATTATAGACCGTGCGCATGATGCCTTTGAGCTGGTTGAAGCCGTCGACCATATGCACGAAGCGGACGAGATAGCGCTTGAACTCGACCGCGCTATGCCAGGGCTGGAAGGCAAAGGTCGTGCACCACATGAGCCAGAAATTCGTCTCGAAGAAAGAGGCGTCGAATTGATCCTCGATGCTGCTGGTGCCGAGCAATGCTTCGGGCTCTATCGCCAGACGTTCGAGGGTCAGAATATGCCGCTCGCTCAAGCCGAACTCGGGCGTGTCGATCTTCCGTCCCGCGCGCACGAGCCGCGATTTCGATCCGGTCTTGATGATCTCGTTCCATTCGAGAATTTCCTGCGTCACGGTCTGCTTTTTGTCGAGCGTCGGGATGTCCGAGAAGAGACCGAAGGTGCAGCGGTATTCGCGTTCGAACATACGCCCGCCGCGCAAGACATATCCCGTCTCGGGCGAGCCGGCGCCGTCGAGACTGCCGCCGATCCGGTCGAGCTCTTCGAAGATCGTGATGTTCTGGCCCAGCACATGGCCGTCGCGGATCAGAAATGCCGCGGCCGCCAGCGAGGCTATGCCGCCGCCGACGAGATAGGCTTTGGTTTCGCTGCGATCGGGCTTCGCGCTGCCTTGGTGATTTGCCATAGCCTGCTCCTGCGTCGGGTTGTTGCGCGAGGACGCGGACCCTAAGCTTCTCAAGTCGGGCGGCGTTGATCCGTATCAAGGAGCCGCAACGTTGATGTTCGAGCCCGCAAGGTCCAGTCTGGACGGTCAAGGTAAGGATATGACGGAAAAGCGATGACCCTGGAACAGCTCCGGATCTTCGTGGCGGTGGCCGAGCGCGAGCACGTGACCAAGGCCGCGGGCGATCTCAATTTGACGCAATCGGCCGTAAGCGCGGCGGTTTCGGCGCTTGAAAATCGCTATGCGACCAAGCTTTTCGACCGGGTGGGGCGGCGCATCGAATTGACCGAGGCCGGGCGCACCTTCCTTTCCGAGGCGCGGGCCGTGCTTGCCAGGGCACGCGCGGCGGAGACGGTGCTGGCGGATCTTGCCGGCCTCAAACGTGGATCGCTGACTCTCGCCGCGAGCCAGACTGTCGCGAATTATTGGCTGCCCGCGCTGATGCATCGCTATCGCGGGATCTATCCCGGGATCGAGCTGCGTCTGATCATCGGCAATACGGAAGCCGTCGCGTCCATGGTGCATGATGGTCTTGCCGATCTCGGCTTCGTGGAAGGCGCGATCGACGACCCCGTTCTCGCAATCAAGCCGGTCGGCGATGATGAATTGGTTCTCGTCGTTGCTCCCGGCTATTGGCAAGAGAAAAAAGCGGCGGTGTCATCGGCGGAGCTCAAAGCCTTGGCCTGGGTGGTGCGCGAGCAGGGCTCGGGGACCCGCGCGATTTTCGAGGCGGCGATGACGGACCTCGGTTTGCGCCTCGCGGATCTCAATATCGTTCTTGAAATGCCGTCGAACGAGGCCGTGCGCACCGCCGTCGAAGACGGCGCGGGCGCCGCAATCCTCTCGAAACTGGTCGTCGGATCTTCGCTCAAATCGGGGGCGCTTGTCGCGCTCGACCTTGCCTTGCCGAAGCGGCAATTCCTGGCGCTGCGGCACAAGGAACGCTATCTGACCAAGGCCGAGCAGGAACTCTATCGCCTCGTCGATGAAGCCTCCGGCTTCCCGTCAGGCACTCAAAAAAGCCGATGAAGCATCAGCTGTGTTTTGTCTTCAACGGAATGGGCAAGACGTTCCCGCTGTCGTTCTTGATGCTGAACCGATGAGTGCCGTCTTGATCGCGTTCGACGACGTAAGAGAGCCGTTCGACGATATTATTGGCTTGATCGAAGGTCAGGATCTTC
The Methyloferula stellata AR4 DNA segment above includes these coding regions:
- a CDS encoding oleate hydratase, whose amino-acid sequence is MANHQGSAKPDRSETKAYLVGGGIASLAAAAFLIRDGHVLGQNITIFEELDRIGGSLDGAGSPETGYVLRGGRMFEREYRCTFGLFSDIPTLDKKQTVTQEILEWNEIIKTGSKSRLVRAGRKIDTPEFGLSERHILTLERLAIEPEALLGTSSIEDQFDASFFETNFWLMWCTTFAFQPWHSAVEFKRYLVRFVHMVDGFNQLKGIMRTVYNQYDSLVRPLKAWLDERGVVFVMNARVTDLMFNEESASKTVERIFLQQGNMTEEIVLGADDIVIVTLGSMTEASSLGSSSRAPELRGKRDGGAWALWERIALGRPEFGEPSAFTDHIEESKWISFTSTQRDPAFFNLMRDFTGNVPGEGGLVTFADSNWLMSIVLPYQPHFIGQPADVNVFWGYGLYVDRPGNFVKKPMAQCSGDEIMTEVLGHLRIEVEAKRILDTTITIPCMMPFITSQFLRRAKGDRPSVVPSGWRNLGFAGQFVEVPDDVVFTVEYSIRTAQAAVCELLDLPTTPPPVYKGEFNPRVLFKAFAALHDLRG
- a CDS encoding LysR family transcriptional regulator codes for the protein MTLEQLRIFVAVAEREHVTKAAGDLNLTQSAVSAAVSALENRYATKLFDRVGRRIELTEAGRTFLSEARAVLARARAAETVLADLAGLKRGSLTLAASQTVANYWLPALMHRYRGIYPGIELRLIIGNTEAVASMVHDGLADLGFVEGAIDDPVLAIKPVGDDELVLVVAPGYWQEKKAAVSSAELKALAWVVREQGSGTRAIFEAAMTDLGLRLADLNIVLEMPSNEAVRTAVEDGAGAAILSKLVVGSSLKSGALVALDLALPKRQFLALRHKERYLTKAEQELYRLVDEASGFPSGTQKSR